The Acomys russatus chromosome 3, mAcoRus1.1, whole genome shotgun sequence genome has a window encoding:
- the Lrrc18 gene encoding leucine-rich repeat-containing protein 18: MAKGGKGPKGKKITLNVAKNCIKITFDGRKRLDLSKMGITTFPKCILRLNDIDELDLSRNMIKKIPDSISKFQNLRWLDLHSNYVDKLPESIGQMTSLLYLNISNNRLTTNGLPVELNQLKNIRTINLGLNHLDSVPTTLGALKELHEVGLHDNLLSTIPASISKLPKLKKLNIKRNPFQSADESEVFIDSIKRLENLYLVEERDLCASCLHKCQQARDKLNKIRSMAPSAPRKALFSNLVSPNSMAKDSQEDWRLRSTSTS; encoded by the exons ATGGCCAAGGGTGGGAAAGGCCCCAAGGGCAAAAAGATCACCCTCAATGTGGCCAAGAATTGCATCAAAATCACATTTGATGGGAGAAAACGCCTTGACCTAAGCAAGATGGGAATCACCACCTTCCCCAAGTGCATCTTGCGCCTCAATGACATAGACGAGCTGGACCTTAGTCGGAATATGATCAAGAAAATTCCTGACTCCATCTCCAAGTTCCAGAACTTGCGATGGCTGGACCTGCACAGCAACTACGTCGACAAGCTCCCCGAGTCCATCGGCCAGATGACCTCCCTGCTCTACCTTAACATCAGCAACAACAGGCTGACCACCAACGGGCTACCTGTGGAGCTGAACCAGCTCAAGAACATTCGCACTATCAATCTGGGCCTCAACCACCTGGACAGCGTGCCCACCACGCTTGGGGCACTGAAGGAGCTCCACGAGGTTGGGCTCCATGACAACCTGCTGAGTACCATCCCTGCCAGCATCAGCAAGCTCCCCAAGCTGAAGAAACTCAACATAAAGAGGAACCCTTTTCAAAGTGCAGATGAATCAGAAGTGTTCATAGACTCCATCAAAAGGCTAGAAAACCTCTACCTGGTGGAAGAGAGAGACCTGTGTGCATCTTGCCTGCATAAATGCCAACAGGCCAGGGACAAGTTGAACAAAATCAGGAGCATGGCCCCCTCTGCACCGAGAAAGGCACTCTTTTCCAATTTGGTTTCACCCAACTCAATGGCCAAGGATTCCCAGGAAGATTGGAG GTTGCGCTCAACATCCACCTCCTAG